CGGCGTGATCTCGGCGAAGTAGTCCGTCCTCGTGGAATCCGGGCCCCACAGGCGGCGGTCGTACCAGGACGTGATCACCCTGTCCGCCGCGCCCACGCTCACCGCCGGGAGGAAGTGCAGCACGCCGCCGGAATCGTCGTTCACCCGCCGGATGGCGCCGAACGCCGACAGCGAGAGGTCGGAGGCACGCATCCACACGTCCCCGAGGAGGTGCTGACTGGCGTCCTCCCACACGAACACGACCTGCCCCGACAGGGGGCGGACGGCCGCCTGCGGGAAGTCGTTCGGGCCCGGCTCGAATCGGTTGTAGCCCGCGATGATCTCGCCCACCAGCGACTTCACGCCGCCGTCGGGGTTCGACCCCACCTGTCCCAGCGTGATCACCCGCGGGTCCGACGCCCCTCCCACCGATGGCGCTCTCGCGCCCGCCGGGACCAGCGCCGCGTGCATGTACACGTAGGGGTCGCCGTCGAACAGGTTCGAGGAGATGTTGCGCTCCCACACGACGTAGGTGTCGCCCCCCGGCGCCACCACCGGGAACGGGCCCTCGTTCAGCGCGCCGCACCGGAGCGCCTCGGACGACTCGACGCCGCGCCGGCAGTTGTGCTCCTCGCGCCACACCACGATGGGGCTGCTGAAGTCGCTGGAGGACAACCGGGACGGGTCGGACGGGACATGGGCCCGCACGATCTCCACCTGGCCCAGGCCGCTGTGGCCGCGGCTCATGAAGAACCGGATGTACGCGACGACGAGGGTCCGGCTGGCCTGGTCGTAGCCCACCCAGTCCTTGTCCAGGAGGGACAGCCTGCGGGGAGGACGCCGCCGGAACGAGCACACGTTCCCGGCCTGGGCCGCCACGACCGGGTTCCCGAACGTGACCGCCGATCCCGCCGGGTCGACGGTTCCCACGGACACCGCGACGGTGAGCTGGGACGGGTTGCCGTCGCTGCAGGCCTGGAACGAGGGAAAGTACAGCGAGCCCACGATGAAGGACTGCCCGTCGTCCACGGCCACGATCGAGGGGTCGCCGGCCCACTGCTGGTCCGGGTTGTCGTTGGGCAATCCGATCAGGTCCGTGAAGCTGGCCCCGCCGTCGCCCGAGTAGCCCACGCCGGTACCGGAGGCGCGGACGCTCGTGGCGTCGGTGGCGAACTGGCCCGAGATGTCGTTCCAGCCCACCACCACCCGCCGCTGTCCCTGGAAGGTCCCCGCCGCGATGGCCGTCTCGCTCTGGCCGCCCGCCAGGTCCTCGGAGGGATCGGCGGCGTCGACGTTGGTGCCGAAGGCCCCGGCCGCGCCGAGGGCCTGGTGCGGCGGCTGTGAACCGGGTGCCTGCGGCGACTGCGGGTGCAGCCACATCCGGACCCCCGCCGAGAGCCAGGCCCGCGCGTTCAGGTGATGCAGGACCCGGCGCTGGAGCAGCGGGGGCCTGGCGCTCGAGTGGACCGGCGCCAGCAGCGCCACCTGGAGGATCGCGGCGACCCCGACCGTGATGATGCGTCTCATGAACGTTCCCCCTCCCCAGGTCGTCGTTGTCAAGCTCCGGCTCACCCGGCTCGTCCGGTCATCCGGCTCGTCCGGTCATCCGGTCGTGGACCGGCTCCAGGGCCAGCCCCGCCGCGGCCCACATGGGGAAGTAGTCCGGCCGAACCAGCCCCTTGATGTGCCGGCGGGCGGACGTGTAGTCCCACGGGGCCTCCCCCACCGCCTTGCGCAGGGCCCACCCGCTCGCGTACTCCACGGCCATGATCAGCACGCCGTACACGGCGGCCCGGGCCGGCGCGGGAACGCGGTCCCGCATGGCGTCGTGCAGCGGCTCGTACAGCGGCGCGAGCAGCCCGTAGATGGGGAACATCCACAGGCTCGAGCGCGACGGGAGTCGCCGGTCACGGGTCCGCACGAAGTCGTGCAGTCCCGTGAAGGCGACCTCGCCGCACCAGCCGATCAGGCCGTACGCGGCGAACCGCCCCCACCTGGTCCGCACCCGGAACCGGTCGTCCCCCAACTCCCCCGCTCTCCTGGTCGCCGTTCGGAATGGCCGCTACGTCACGGTGAAGCAGCCGGCGCAGTTGCCCACCCCTTTGTCCGGGTTGACCACCTTCACGGTCCTCGGCCCCGTCGTCGCGCCGGCGGCGATCGTGATGTTCGCGGTGAGCTGACCCGAGCTGACGAAGCTGGTCGAGTTGACCGTGATGCCGGCGCCGAACGTGGCCTTGGCCCCGGACACGAAGTTCGATCCGAAGACGGTCACGTTCATGGTCGCTCCCCTCGCCCCCGTGTTCGGACTGGTGGACGTCGGAGCGGGAGCCGGATCGATGGTGAGGCATCCCGGGCACGTGGCGGTTCCGCCCGAGCTCACCGTGACGTCGCGGGCTCCCACCGTAGCGCTCGCCGCGGCCTTCAGCTTGACGGTGAGCTTCGTGCTGCTGACGAAGGTGGTGGAGACCACGGTGACGCCCGTCCCCGACACCGAGGTCGTGGCACCCGCCTGGAAGTTGGTCCCGTTCACCGTGACGTTCCGGGTGCCCCCCTGGCCCAGCGTGTTCGGATTGATGGAGGTGATGGTGGGCCCGCCGCCGCCGCCCGAGATGGTGAGGATCCCCGTTCCCGTCTTGGTCTGTCCGTCCGGGTTGGTGACGGTGACGTTCTGCGCGCCGGACGTCGCACCCACCGTGGAGACGTTCAGGGTGACGGATGTCGGGCTGGTGAAGGTCACGCTGTTCACCGTGACGCCCCCCGTCACCGAGCCGCCGATGTGGCTGAACGGAAGCGCGTTGCCCGTGAGGTTGGAGCCGGGATCGTAGAACCCCGACCCGGAAACCTGGGTGCCGGTGATGGTGACGTTCACGGAAGACTGGCCCGCGGCGATGGTGGACGGGCTGGCCGAGGCCGGCGTGGCCGGCGGTGGAGCGATGAGCTTCACCACCCGGACCGCCCACGAGTTCGTGGTGTTGTTGAACTCCTGGATCGTCCACATCGTCATGTCGTCGAGCGGGTCGAGCGACGTGTACGAGTAGTCGCCCCATCGCTGGAGCGTTCCGGACTGGGGCCCGTAGACGGTCGTGCTGTTCGTGTAGAGCTGGGTGGTCTCGACGGTGCCCAGCGGGTCACCGACCAGCCGGCCCACCGTGGCGGCGTTGGGATGCTCGGCCTTCCCGGCCGTGGTGAACCCGAGCGCGGCGTGGCCCTGCCCCGACACCATCACCGAGGGGATGGTGAAGAACCGGGGATTGGTGGCCGCGCCGTCGAAGATGGTCCCGGACTCCACGATCGATGGCGTCTGCGGCGAAGGGATGCCGGTCAGCTCGTACCACCGGGAGGCCGTACGGCTGATCGTGCCGCTGGACGTCCCCGAGCTGTTGACGCCGATGTTGTGGGCCGTCCACAGCTTCCCGTTCCTGATGTGTGCCGCGAACAGCCGGTCGTCCAGGGTGTCGAGGGTCTTCGAGCTTCCGGTCTGTGGAGCGGCCAACGGAAAGGCCGTCGTGGGGACGGTGATGAGGACGTTCGAGGAGATGCTGGGCGTGCCGCCGGGGTTGGACACGCGGCGCAGGTCCAGGCGGCCGAAGGCCTTGTTGCTGACGCCGATGAAGTAGCCTTCGGTTGCGGCCGGGTCGTAGTTGTCGACCCCCTGCGGCGTGAACGGTCCCTCGGTGGCCGAGCCACCCGAGCCCGTGGTGAGGTCTCGAAAGACCGTCACCACGATGGGCCCGCCGCTCAGGACCGAGCTCTTGCGAACCACGTACCCGTCCGTTGCCTTCAAGGAACCCACCGCCGGGAACACGTTGATCCCGATGTACAACGCGTTCGCGTCGATCCCCAGCGTGTCGTAGTCCGCGAAGTCGGTGAGGGTGCGGGTCGGCGCGGTCGAGTCGCTGGGAATGTCGTAGAAGGTGAAGTTGGAGGCGCTGGTGATGGTGCTGGTGTTGCTCACGGCGATGAGGATCCGGTTGTCGGTGCTGTTGATGTCGATCATGGTGATGAACCAGCGCCCCGACAGGCGGTCGTAGCGGATACGCGGGTCGCTCGTGCCGGCCACGATCACCGAGGCGAAGAACACGTCGGGGTCGACGTTCAGCGCCCCGTCGGCCACCCCCGTGCTCTTGCTGAAGCTCCGGAACCGCCCGTTGACCGTGACGATGAACTGGGTCGGCCCCACGGCGCCCATCGTATCCGGAGGCACGAACCCGGGGGTGTCGGAGATGGTCGCGCCCGTGAAGCTGGTCCCCAGCGTCTGCGGGGTGAACGGCGCC
The sequence above is a segment of the Actinomycetota bacterium genome. Coding sequences within it:
- a CDS encoding putative ABC transporter permease, producing the protein MGDDRFRVRTRWGRFAAYGLIGWCGEVAFTGLHDFVRTRDRRLPSRSSLWMFPIYGLLAPLYEPLHDAMRDRVPAPARAAVYGVLIMAVEYASGWALRKAVGEAPWDYTSARRHIKGLVRPDYFPMWAAAGLALEPVHDRMTGRAG
- a CDS encoding IPT/TIG domain-containing protein; amino-acid sequence: MPGRARKDGTSTRRGRAWATPLMACLIVVSVSGLHGAAAAGRSHTSGHVGWHRGTPVVGAPGVTRSVASIMRQQRIADRSGPPQIIPKPEPGVPERASLPQNPSSPDVSQLPGGAGNPSPEAPFTPQTLGTSFTGATISDTPGFVPPDTMGAVGPTQFIVTVNGRFRSFSKSTGVADGALNVDPDVFFASVIVAGTSDPRIRYDRLSGRWFITMIDINSTDNRILIAVSNTSTITSASNFTFYDIPSDSTAPTRTLTDFADYDTLGIDANALYIGINVFPAVGSLKATDGYVVRKSSVLSGGPIVVTVFRDLTTGSGGSATEGPFTPQGVDNYDPAATEGYFIGVSNKAFGRLDLRRVSNPGGTPSISSNVLITVPTTAFPLAAPQTGSSKTLDTLDDRLFAAHIRNGKLWTAHNIGVNSSGTSSGTISRTASRWYELTGIPSPQTPSIVESGTIFDGAATNPRFFTIPSVMVSGQGHAALGFTTAGKAEHPNAATVGRLVGDPLGTVETTQLYTNSTTVYGPQSGTLQRWGDYSYTSLDPLDDMTMWTIQEFNNTTNSWAVRVVKLIAPPPATPASASPSTIAAGQSSVNVTITGTQVSGSGFYDPGSNLTGNALPFSHIGGSVTGGVTVNSVTFTSPTSVTLNVSTVGATSGAQNVTVTNPDGQTKTGTGILTISGGGGGPTITSINPNTLGQGGTRNVTVNGTNFQAGATTSVSGTGVTVVSTTFVSSTKLTVKLKAAASATVGARDVTVSSGGTATCPGCLTIDPAPAPTSTSPNTGARGATMNVTVFGSNFVSGAKATFGAGITVNSTSFVSSGQLTANITIAAGATTGPRTVKVVNPDKGVGNCAGCFTVT